From the genome of Fibrobacter sp.:
TCATGACCCCGCTGCTCGTTTTATGGCTTGCCGACACGAGCATCAACGTGAACGCCGTCGGGATGTTCCTCAACATCCTCTACGTCACCATCCTCCCGGTGACCATCGGCTTCCTGCTCAACGTATTCCTCGGGCACCGCGCCGTGTTCAAGGAAATCCAGTCCAACATGCCGGCGGTCGGCGTCATCGGGCTCATGCTTATTGTGGGCGGCGTGGTGGTGACCGTGCGTCCGCAGCTCTTCGAGCACGGGCTCAGCCTCATCTTCCTCGTACTCGCGGTCGTGTTCTGCCACAACGCGCTCGGCTACGTGCTGGGCTACAGCGTGGGCAGGCTGTTCAAGTTCAACACCGCCAAAAAGCGCACCATTGCAATCGAAGTAGGCGTACAGAACGCAGGCATGGCGACCGTGCTCGCGGCAAGCTTCTTCGCCAATCCCGAAAACCTCGCGCTGCATCCCGAAGCGGCACTCTGCGTGGTCCCCTGCGCATTGAGCTGCATCTACCATTCCATCAGCGGCACGGTGCTCGCGAACTTCTTCGCGTGGAAGGACAGCAAGGCGGAATAAACGTTTCCGGTCCAGCGATCCGCATGCCGTAGCGCATTCGGACACAGCGGCAATATTTATATAACCGAGAATATAACCGCGGCA
Proteins encoded in this window:
- a CDS encoding bile acid:sodium symporter family protein, whose translation is MSKIIRAVCHFLSSYASPFVIASAIVAFFLPVAFGWVHGNVSSVILGIIMLSMGLTLSVQDFKILFKRPLDILLGAVAQYTIMPLVAFTLTKVFGLDPYLAVGIVLVGCCPGGVSSNIMSFLAKGDVAYSVGMTTVSTLLAPIMTPLLVLWLADTSINVNAVGMFLNILYVTILPVTIGFLLNVFLGHRAVFKEIQSNMPAVGVIGLMLIVGGVVVTVRPQLFEHGLSLIFLVLAVVFCHNALGYVLGYSVGRLFKFNTAKKRTIAIEVGVQNAGMATVLAASFFANPENLALHPEAALCVVPCALSCIYHSISGTVLANFFAWKDSKAE